Proteins encoded in a region of the Neoarius graeffei isolate fNeoGra1 chromosome 3, fNeoGra1.pri, whole genome shotgun sequence genome:
- the entpd5b gene encoding ectonucleoside triphosphate diphosphohydrolase 5 yields the protein MARVLHLLLLWLLVRGSESQGSMSSGLDLGSSIERILPSVSHRANASQAFYGIMFDAGSTGTRIHVYSFIQREPNRLPILDNEVFQSVKPGLSAYADMPEKAGDSVRQLLEAAKSTVPHAEWNRTPVMLKATAGLRMLPPAKAHALLQEVQDVFDDSPFYVPDESVSIMNGTSEGVLAWVTVNFLTGHLYPNIRRSVGILDLGGGSTQVTFLPKKTTERFPADYTARLSMFNTTYKLYTHSYSGNGIKAAQLAAIGALGSKAPKGKVFQSSCLPKNYKGKISFGGVIYKVSGKPGGSTGYKSCYREMLKVVKGVIQEPEDMEDSWIYAFSYYFDHAVEAGLVDEARGGAVQVRDFRRRAKEVCNKMSMYNPDYPFLCMDLTYITCLLKSGYGFEEETILELTKKLNNVEASWALGATLSYFQHFSIA from the exons ATGGCTCGTGTGCTGCATTTGCTCCTTTTATGGCTCTTGGTGAGAGGTTCTGAGTCCCAGGGTTCTATGAGCAGTGGACTGGATCTTGGGTCAAGCATCGAAAGGATTTTGCCCTCCGTTAGTCATCGTGCCAACGCCAGCCAAGCTTTTTACGGAATCATGTTCGACGCTGGGAGCACTGGAACACGGATCCATGTCTACAGCTTCATTCAGAGAGAGCCAA ACCGACTCCCCATTTTGGATAATGAAGTGTTTCAGTCTGTGAAGCCTGGTTTATCTGCTTACGCTGACATGCCAGAAAAA gctGGGGACTCAGTGAGGCAGTTGCTGGAGGCTGCCAAGAGCACAGTGCCTCATGCGGAGTGGAACCGAACCCCAGTGATGCTGAAGGCTACAGCAGGACTGAGGATGCTGCCACCTGCCAAAGCTCATGCACTTCTCCAGGAG GTTCAAGATGTGTTTGATGACTCTCCGTTCTACGTGCCTGATGAGAGTGTAAGCATAATGAATGGAACAAGTGAAG GGGTTTTGGCCTGGGTGACTGTAAACTTTTTGACGg GTCACCTTTACCCCAACATAAGGAGGTCAGTAGGGATTTTGGATTTGGGTGGAGGATCAACACAAGTCACCTTTCTTCCCAAA AAAACAACGGAGAGATTTCCTGCTGATTACACAGCAAGATTGAGTATGTTTAACACAACATATAAATTGTACACTCACAG TTATTCAGGGAATGGAATCAAAGCTGCTCAGCTTGCTGCTATTGGTGCTTTGGGCTCAAAAG CTCCAAAAGGGAAGGTGTTTCAGAGTTCCTGCTTGCCTAAGAATTACAAAGGGAAAATTAGCTTTGGAGGGGTAATATACAAAGTCAGCGGAAAGCCAGGAG GTTCTACTGGGTACAAGAGCTGTTACAGAGAAATGCTAAAGGTTGTGAAAGGCGTCATACAGGAGCCAGAGGATATGGAAGACAGCTGGATTTACGCTTTCTCTTACTACTTCGACCATGCTGTTGAGGCTGGCCTTGTTG ATGAAGCCAGAGGCGGGGCTGTGCAGGTTCGGGACTTCAGGAGAAGAGCCAAGGAGG tgTGCAACAAAATGTCCATGTATAATCCTGACTATCCCTTCCTGTGTATGGATCTTACATACATAACCTGTCTTCTGAAGTCTGGGTATGGCTTTGAGGAGGAAACAATCCTGGAG ttGACCAAAAAGCTGAACAATGTGGAGGCCAGCTGGGCTTTAGGAGCCACTCTCAGTTACTTTCAACACTTTAGCATTGCCTGA